From the Hyphomicrobium sp. ghe19 genome, one window contains:
- the gyrB gene encoding DNA topoisomerase (ATP-hydrolyzing) subunit B, with product MNAQPLKKTPAPDDYGEDSIKMLKGLDAVRKRPGMYIGDTDDGSGLHHMIYEVVDNAVDEVLAGHAHACTVTLNPDGSCTVRDDGRGIPTGIKRDDDQVPKRSAAEIVFTELHAGGKFDQNSYKVSGGLHGVGVSVVNALSSWLKCRIWREGKEHFIEFHNGNAIAPLKVVGDAGEERGTEVTFLPSTETFHNVTEFDFATLEHRLRELAFLNSGARIVLIDARHADVKRQEFNYDGGTAAFVRFLDRSKSSALPEPIMIHAEKDGITVEAALWWNDSYHETVLTFTNNIPQRDGGTHLAGFRSALTRIVNKYAEESGIAKKEKVALSGDDAREGLTCVLSVKVPDPKFSSQTKDKLVSSEVKPVVESAVGDQLGAWFEEHPKEAKVIVGKIVEAALAREAARKARDLTRRKGALDGLRLPGGLAECQDRDASKTEMFIVEGDSAGGSAKQGRKREFQAVLPIRGKILNVERARTDKMLSSEQVTNIIAALGTGIGRDEFKLDKLRYHKIIIMTDADVDGAHIRTLLLTFFYRQMPELVEKGHVYIAQPPLYKVAKGKSHSYLKDERALEDYLIDQGLVDAVLIGGDGTERAGRDLRDVVEQARQIAGGINALHSRYNRNVVEQGAIGGVFDASILSTPDSQRADEIAQRIAGRLDSIAEEMETGWQGSYGNDGYVFKREVRGVTEVQILDRALLGSLDARRLNERHEHLVELYNTPAKLKRKDKTEIITGPRSLLQAVYEVGRKGLDLQRYKGLGEMNPEQLWETTLDPDVRTLLQVKVGDLAEADEIFAKLMGDVVEPRREFIQENALNVSNLDV from the coding sequence ATGAACGCCCAACCGCTCAAGAAAACACCTGCGCCGGATGACTACGGCGAGGACAGCATCAAGATGCTGAAGGGGCTCGATGCGGTTCGGAAACGTCCCGGCATGTACATCGGCGACACCGATGACGGATCGGGTCTCCACCACATGATCTACGAAGTCGTCGACAACGCCGTCGACGAGGTTCTGGCGGGTCATGCGCATGCCTGCACGGTGACGCTGAACCCCGACGGGTCGTGCACGGTGCGCGACGACGGGCGCGGCATTCCGACCGGCATCAAGCGTGACGACGATCAGGTGCCGAAGCGTTCGGCTGCCGAGATCGTGTTCACCGAGCTTCACGCGGGCGGCAAGTTCGACCAGAACTCGTACAAAGTTTCGGGCGGTCTGCACGGCGTCGGCGTGTCGGTCGTCAACGCGCTGTCGTCTTGGCTCAAGTGCCGGATCTGGCGCGAGGGCAAGGAGCACTTCATCGAGTTTCACAACGGCAACGCTATTGCGCCGTTGAAGGTCGTCGGCGACGCCGGTGAGGAACGCGGTACCGAAGTCACGTTCCTGCCGAGCACAGAGACGTTTCACAACGTAACGGAATTCGACTTCGCGACGCTCGAGCATCGCTTGCGCGAACTCGCGTTTTTGAACTCCGGTGCGAGGATCGTTCTGATCGATGCGCGCCATGCCGACGTGAAGCGCCAGGAATTCAATTACGATGGCGGCACGGCCGCTTTCGTCCGTTTTCTCGATCGATCGAAGTCGTCGGCGCTGCCCGAGCCGATCATGATCCATGCGGAGAAGGACGGCATCACGGTCGAAGCAGCTCTCTGGTGGAACGACAGCTATCACGAGACCGTGCTTACCTTCACGAACAATATTCCGCAGCGCGACGGCGGCACGCATCTCGCCGGCTTCCGCAGCGCGTTGACGCGCATCGTCAACAAGTACGCGGAAGAGAGCGGTATCGCGAAGAAGGAGAAGGTCGCGCTTTCGGGCGACGATGCGCGCGAAGGTTTGACGTGCGTGCTTTCTGTGAAGGTGCCCGACCCGAAGTTTTCGTCGCAGACGAAGGACAAGCTCGTTTCGTCGGAAGTGAAGCCGGTCGTGGAATCGGCTGTCGGCGACCAGCTCGGCGCGTGGTTCGAGGAGCATCCGAAAGAAGCGAAGGTCATCGTCGGCAAGATCGTCGAGGCGGCGCTTGCCCGTGAGGCTGCGCGCAAGGCTCGAGATCTGACGCGGCGGAAAGGTGCGCTCGACGGGCTGCGTCTGCCGGGCGGTCTCGCCGAGTGCCAGGATCGCGACGCGTCGAAAACGGAAATGTTCATCGTCGAGGGCGACTCGGCGGGCGGTTCCGCCAAGCAGGGCCGTAAGCGCGAGTTCCAGGCCGTGCTGCCGATCCGAGGTAAAATTCTGAACGTCGAGCGCGCCCGCACCGACAAGATGCTGTCGTCGGAGCAGGTGACGAACATCATCGCCGCGCTCGGCACCGGCATCGGGCGTGACGAATTCAAGCTCGACAAGCTTCGCTATCACAAGATCATCATCATGACGGACGCCGACGTCGATGGCGCGCACATCCGTACGCTGCTGCTGACGTTCTTCTACCGGCAGATGCCGGAGCTCGTTGAAAAGGGCCACGTCTACATCGCGCAGCCGCCGCTCTACAAAGTGGCGAAAGGCAAGTCGCATTCGTACCTGAAGGACGAACGGGCGCTCGAGGATTACCTGATCGATCAGGGCCTCGTCGACGCCGTGCTGATCGGCGGCGACGGCACTGAGCGGGCGGGCCGGGATTTGCGCGACGTCGTCGAGCAGGCGCGGCAGATCGCGGGCGGCATCAACGCGTTGCATTCACGGTATAACCGAAATGTCGTCGAGCAGGGCGCCATCGGCGGTGTGTTCGACGCGTCGATCCTGTCGACGCCCGATTCACAGAGGGCCGACGAGATTGCCCAGAGGATCGCCGGACGTCTCGATTCCATCGCCGAAGAGATGGAAACGGGATGGCAGGGCAGCTACGGCAACGACGGGTATGTCTTCAAGCGCGAGGTTCGCGGCGTCACCGAGGTTCAGATACTCGATCGGGCGCTCTTGGGTTCGCTCGATGCGCGGCGCTTGAACGAGCGTCACGAACATCTCGTCGAACTCTACAACACGCCGGCGAAGCTCAAGCGCAAAGATAAGACCGAGATCATCACCGGTCCGCGTTCGCTGCTCCAAGCGGTGTACGAGGTGGGCCGGAAGGGTCTCGATCTGCAGCGCTACAAAGGTCTGGGCGAGATGAATCCCGAGCAGCTTTGGGAGACGACGCTCGATCCGGACGTGCGCACCCTGCTACAGGTGAAGGTCGGCGATCTCGCCGAGGCCGACGAGATTTTCGCCAAGCTGATGGGCGATGTCGTCGAGCCGCGGCGCGAGTTCATCCAGGAAAACGCGCTCAACGTTTCGAACTTGGACGTGTGA
- the dnaA gene encoding chromosomal replication initiator protein DnaA, which translates to MQAAQKAESQDVGSGQGAESPTSAVEGRGQKVRAMLKVQLGDEVYSSWFKSLEFESFDGRIVKVSVPVKFVRNWIQEHYSDHLLHCSRIEFATVERVEVVWRQPGAVAQRPGEVRSQDANHAVIAATPPPAAHTDLPQRPAALRAPVLPVQRTSAGGLEGSPLDPRYTFDSFVVGASNRMAHAGATQVAETVLSGAPGYNPLYIHSQVGLGKSHLLHAIAWEVKKRAPNAQVLYLTAERFRYQFVEALRSSDPLAFKERFRNINMLLIDDLEFLQGERTEQEFDHIINALLDGGKQVVVASARAPNQIERLNERMRSRLQRGLVTELQSLDHELRLKVLDKRLAEKRAADPSFSLSRDVVDLLALRLTENGRELEGAVTRLYATWQYMRTPITLDIAETVIRDLVQNLEPRRIKIEDILRIISRHYGVSKGDLLSQRRHRSVVWPRQIGMYLAKHLTARSLPEIGRRFGGRDHTTVLHAIRKIEGEISKNPNLGDELEELKRLLNH; encoded by the coding sequence ATGCAGGCAGCACAAAAAGCAGAATCTCAGGATGTCGGTAGCGGACAGGGCGCCGAGTCTCCGACGAGCGCGGTAGAGGGCCGCGGTCAGAAGGTTCGTGCGATGCTGAAGGTTCAGCTCGGCGACGAGGTCTATTCGAGCTGGTTCAAGAGCTTGGAATTCGAAAGCTTCGACGGGCGGATCGTCAAGGTTTCGGTGCCTGTGAAATTCGTCCGCAACTGGATTCAAGAACATTATTCCGATCATCTGCTGCACTGCTCGCGCATAGAGTTCGCGACCGTCGAACGCGTCGAAGTGGTTTGGCGCCAGCCGGGCGCGGTTGCGCAGCGACCGGGCGAGGTGCGTTCTCAAGACGCGAACCATGCGGTGATTGCAGCGACGCCTCCGCCGGCTGCCCACACCGATCTTCCGCAGCGTCCCGCGGCTTTGCGCGCGCCGGTGCTTCCGGTGCAGAGAACGTCGGCTGGCGGCCTCGAAGGCTCGCCGCTCGACCCGCGCTATACATTCGACAGTTTCGTCGTCGGCGCCTCGAACCGCATGGCGCATGCGGGCGCGACGCAGGTCGCGGAAACGGTTCTTTCCGGCGCACCGGGATACAATCCGCTCTATATTCACTCGCAGGTCGGCCTTGGCAAAAGCCACCTTCTTCACGCCATCGCCTGGGAAGTGAAGAAGCGCGCGCCGAACGCTCAGGTACTGTATCTGACGGCGGAACGCTTCCGCTATCAGTTCGTCGAGGCTCTCCGCTCGTCCGATCCGTTGGCTTTCAAGGAGCGGTTCCGCAACATCAACATGTTGCTGATCGACGACCTCGAATTCCTGCAGGGCGAACGTACGGAGCAGGAGTTCGATCACATCATCAACGCGCTGCTCGACGGCGGCAAACAGGTCGTCGTCGCGTCGGCACGGGCTCCCAATCAGATCGAGCGCCTCAACGAACGCATGCGTTCGCGCCTGCAGCGCGGCCTCGTTACCGAGCTTCAATCGCTCGATCACGAGCTGCGGCTCAAGGTGCTGGACAAGCGGCTCGCCGAGAAGCGTGCGGCGGACCCGTCGTTCTCGCTGTCGCGGGATGTCGTCGATCTTCTGGCGCTGAGGCTTACGGAGAACGGCCGCGAGCTCGAGGGTGCTGTCACGCGCCTTTATGCAACGTGGCAGTATATGCGGACGCCGATCACGCTCGATATCGCCGAGACCGTCATTCGCGATCTCGTGCAGAATCTCGAGCCGCGCCGGATCAAGATCGAAGACATTCTGCGGATCATTTCGCGGCATTACGGTGTGTCGAAGGGCGATCTCCTGTCGCAGAGGCGTCATCGTTCCGTCGTCTGGCCGCGCCAGATCGGAATGTATCTCGCCAAGCATCTGACGGCACGGTCGCTCCCGGAAATCGGACGCCGTTTCGGTGGCCGCGACCACACGACCGTTTTGCATGCGATCCGCAAAATCGAGGGCGAAATCAGCAAGAATCCGAACCTCGGAGACGAGCTTGAGGAGCTGAAGAGGCTTCTCAACCACTGA
- the recF gene encoding DNA replication/repair protein RecF, whose product MLNSLWVERLTLTNFRSYVSASVATDAGPQVIVGANGSGKTNLLEALSLLSPGTGLRRVPFIELARAGGDGGFAIAAHAHTLAGPADIGTGLAAGSQTSARAEGSGRTGRIVRIDGSAQSGSGILADYLEIVWVTPAMDGLFTGPASERRRFLDRLILCFDHSYRTIAGRFERAMTSRNRLLADGVRDNAQLSGFEQVMAETGVAVAAARLEAVAAMAAIVETRRERDPNSAFPWSSFRLVGTIEDDLKRLSAVEAEDAYARTLRETRERDRAASRTLDGPHRSDLIVEHGPKALEARQCSTGEQKALLLGLVLAHAELLTERQEGAAPILLLDEITAHLDVHRRGALFAEILRLGAQAWMTGTDAEAFSALREKARFWGVEEGKIGALR is encoded by the coding sequence ATGCTTAATTCCCTGTGGGTCGAGCGGCTGACGCTGACGAATTTTCGCAGCTATGTTTCGGCCAGCGTTGCGACCGACGCGGGGCCGCAGGTGATCGTTGGCGCGAACGGGTCGGGCAAGACCAATCTGCTCGAAGCGTTGTCGCTGCTTTCGCCGGGCACGGGCTTGCGGCGCGTGCCGTTCATTGAATTGGCGCGCGCTGGGGGCGACGGCGGTTTCGCGATTGCGGCGCATGCGCATACGCTCGCGGGTCCGGCGGATATCGGCACTGGGTTGGCGGCGGGCTCCCAGACGAGCGCGCGGGCAGAGGGTTCAGGACGAACCGGCCGCATCGTTCGTATCGATGGCTCGGCGCAGTCCGGTTCCGGCATTCTTGCCGACTATCTCGAAATCGTCTGGGTGACACCGGCGATGGACGGGCTTTTCACGGGGCCGGCTTCCGAGCGGCGGCGTTTTCTCGACCGCTTGATCCTGTGCTTCGATCACAGCTACCGGACGATCGCCGGGCGGTTCGAGCGGGCGATGACGAGCCGCAACCGCCTGCTTGCCGACGGCGTGCGCGACAACGCGCAGCTTTCCGGCTTCGAGCAGGTGATGGCGGAGACGGGTGTCGCGGTTGCGGCTGCCCGGCTCGAAGCTGTGGCGGCGATGGCTGCAATCGTCGAGACGCGGCGCGAGCGCGATCCAAATTCCGCGTTTCCGTGGTCGTCGTTCCGGCTCGTCGGAACCATCGAGGACGATCTCAAGCGTCTTTCGGCCGTCGAGGCGGAAGATGCCTATGCGCGAACGCTCCGCGAAACGCGCGAACGCGACCGTGCGGCGAGCCGTACGCTCGATGGGCCGCATCGTTCCGATCTGATCGTCGAGCACGGTCCGAAGGCGCTCGAAGCGCGTCAGTGTTCGACTGGCGAGCAGAAGGCTCTACTTCTCGGGCTCGTGCTCGCGCACGCGGAGCTTCTGACGGAGCGGCAGGAGGGGGCCGCGCCCATTCTCCTCCTCGATGAAATCACGGCGCATCTCGACGTCCACCGGAGGGGTGCGTTGTTTGCGGAAATTCTCCGGCTTGGAGCGCAAGCCTGGATGACCGGGACGGACGCGGAAGCGTTCTCGGCGCTGCGGGAAAAGGCACGATTCTGGGGGGTGGAAGAGGGAAAGATCGGGGCCCTTCGTTAA
- the dnaN gene encoding DNA polymerase III subunit beta has protein sequence MRLEIERGELLKALSHVTSVVERRTTIPILSNIMLKATGDVLMFKATDLEREVSESVSAKVATPGTLTVPAHVLHDIVRKLPDGAEIEMKRDGDKERLTITSGHSRFSLQMLSADDFPDLAVGEIGHEFTIEAGDLKRLIDKTRFAISTEETRYYLNGIYLHPAETNGTKTLRAVATDGHRLAQVELPLPKGAEGMPGVIVPRKTVHELARLLEDTSAKVKVGVSQTKVRFEIGPVVLTSKLIDGTFPDYGRVIPHNNDKEMKVPNASFKSAVDRVSTIASERGRAVKLNVGKDKLILTVNNPEGGSATEEISVGYSSGPLEIGFNARYLLDIADQLESEDARFLLADPGSPTMVRDGGDGSALYVLMPMRV, from the coding sequence ATGCGTCTCGAGATCGAACGTGGGGAACTCTTGAAGGCGCTAAGCCACGTTACGAGCGTCGTCGAACGCCGCACGACGATACCGATCCTTTCGAACATCATGCTGAAAGCGACCGGCGACGTTCTGATGTTCAAGGCGACGGACCTCGAGCGCGAGGTCAGCGAGAGCGTCAGCGCGAAAGTTGCGACGCCCGGTACGCTCACGGTTCCTGCACACGTTTTGCACGACATCGTGCGTAAGCTTCCGGATGGCGCCGAGATCGAGATGAAGCGCGACGGCGACAAGGAGCGCCTGACGATCACGTCGGGTCATTCGCGTTTCAGCCTGCAGATGTTGTCGGCCGACGACTTCCCGGATCTGGCGGTCGGCGAGATCGGCCATGAGTTCACGATCGAAGCTGGAGACTTGAAGCGGCTGATCGACAAGACGCGCTTCGCGATCTCGACGGAAGAAACGCGCTACTACCTCAACGGCATCTATCTGCATCCGGCCGAGACCAACGGCACCAAGACGCTGCGCGCGGTCGCGACCGACGGTCACCGCCTCGCGCAGGTGGAGCTGCCTTTGCCGAAGGGCGCGGAAGGCATGCCGGGCGTTATCGTACCGCGGAAGACGGTGCACGAGCTTGCGCGGCTTCTCGAAGACACGAGCGCGAAAGTCAAAGTCGGCGTTTCGCAGACGAAGGTCAGGTTCGAGATCGGGCCGGTCGTTTTGACGTCGAAGCTGATCGACGGCACGTTCCCCGATTACGGCCGCGTCATTCCGCACAACAACGACAAGGAAATGAAAGTCCCGAACGCATCGTTCAAGAGCGCGGTCGACCGCGTGTCGACGATTGCGAGCGAACGCGGGCGCGCCGTCAAGCTCAACGTCGGCAAGGACAAGCTGATCCTGACGGTGAACAATCCGGAAGGCGGCAGCGCGACGGAAGAGATTTCCGTCGGCTATTCGTCCGGTCCGCTCGAGATCGGCTTCAACGCGCGCTATCTGCTCGACATCGCCGATCAGCTCGAGAGCGAAGATGCGCGGTTTCTGCTCGCCGATCCCGGCTCGCCGACGATGGTGCGCGACGGCGGCGACGGCAGCGCGCTTTATGTGCTCATGCCGATGCGGGTGTAG
- a CDS encoding endonuclease domain-containing protein, with product MRGTQPWKANRARVLRSNATAAKDKLWFHLRDRRLGGVKFVRQFPIENYYVDFACRDARSIVEIDGGTHDTPSELAHDSKRTQTLMALGYKVVRVHNNDICENVDGVLDQILAT from the coding sequence ATGCGCGGGACGCAACCATGGAAAGCAAACCGTGCCCGCGTCCTTCGATCAAACGCGACAGCGGCCAAAGACAAGCTCTGGTTCCACTTGCGCGACCGGCGGCTCGGGGGGGTCAAATTCGTTCGGCAATTCCCGATTGAAAATTATTACGTCGACTTTGCTTGCCGCGATGCGCGCTCGATCGTGGAAATTGATGGCGGCACGCACGATACGCCGTCCGAACTCGCCCACGATTCTAAGCGCACACAAACGTTGATGGCGCTCGGTTACAAAGTTGTCCGCGTTCACAACAATGATATCTGCGAAAACGTCGACGGCGTTTTGGATCAAATACTCGCCACATAA